One Bacillota bacterium DNA window includes the following coding sequences:
- a CDS encoding MBL fold metallo-hydrolase, producing the protein MQLTVLGCWAPYPRAGGACSGYLVRAGNTNIMLDAGNGTFSNLCRHMDMRRLDALLLSHLHPDHYTDLYCLQHAMDWAVKQRDRPYPLNVYMPTEPAEVFNTFKSKPGLNVLPYEGLPLGQEQGLNLRRAEVGEMSLRFLAVPHSKPGYAVSIKAGEKTLVFSGDCAPNENLITLAHEVDIYLSEGSGLDGDADYLYGKHHTARQAGEAASRAEVKRLILTHFWPEHPVEELLRQAGEGFGGPVEPAVENESYDI; encoded by the coding sequence TTGCAACTTACGGTATTGGGCTGTTGGGCCCCGTACCCGCGGGCAGGCGGTGCCTGCTCCGGTTACCTGGTACGGGCGGGGAACACTAATATTATGCTGGATGCGGGTAACGGTACATTCAGTAACCTGTGCCGCCATATGGATATGCGGCGGCTGGATGCTTTACTGCTCTCCCACCTTCACCCGGATCATTATACGGACTTGTATTGCCTGCAGCATGCCATGGATTGGGCGGTGAAACAGAGGGATCGACCGTATCCTTTAAATGTATATATGCCTACGGAGCCGGCGGAAGTCTTTAATACATTTAAGTCAAAGCCGGGCCTTAATGTGCTCCCTTACGAAGGGCTGCCCCTGGGGCAGGAGCAGGGTCTGAATTTGCGCCGGGCAGAGGTGGGGGAAATGTCGCTGCGGTTTCTGGCGGTGCCCCACAGCAAGCCGGGTTATGCGGTTTCGATTAAGGCGGGCGAGAAAACGCTGGTCTTTTCCGGGGACTGTGCTCCCAACGAAAATCTCATTACCTTGGCCCATGAAGTAGATATATATTTAAGTGAGGGAAGCGGTCTGGATGGGGACGCTGATTATTTATACGGTAAGCACCATACTGCCCGCCAGGCAGGAGAAGCTGCCTCCCGAGCAGAGGTGAAGAGGTTGATACTGACGCATTTCTGGCCCGAGCACCCGGTGGAGGAATTGCTACGCCAGGCAGGGGAAGGCTTCGGCGGCCCGGTTGAGCCGGCGGTGGAAAATGAGAGCTATGATATATAA
- a CDS encoding ribonuclease PH — MQRTDGRNNNQMRPVKVHRDFTKHAEGSVLIEMGDTKVICTASVEERVPPWLRDAGKGWVTAEYSMLPRSTGTRTSREAARGKIGGRTHEIQRLIGRSLRAVIDLKALGERSVVLDCDVIQADGGTRTASITGAFVALADALGKMVKDGRISKMPLQDFVAAISVGVVKDEILLDLCYSEDSAAEVDMNIVMTGAGKFVEIQGTGEEASFGRDEVNTMLDLATEGVQDLIKYQREVLGEVAQLVKG, encoded by the coding sequence TTGCAACGAACAGACGGTAGAAACAATAATCAGATGAGGCCTGTGAAAGTGCACAGGGACTTTACCAAACATGCTGAGGGATCGGTTTTAATTGAAATGGGTGATACCAAGGTCATCTGCACCGCTTCCGTGGAAGAAAGAGTGCCGCCCTGGCTGAGGGATGCAGGAAAAGGCTGGGTGACCGCCGAATACTCCATGTTGCCCCGCAGTACCGGAACACGCACTTCCCGTGAGGCCGCCCGCGGCAAAATCGGGGGGCGCACACACGAAATACAGCGGCTCATAGGACGTTCCCTGCGTGCCGTTATTGACTTAAAAGCCCTGGGTGAACGTTCCGTGGTACTGGACTGCGATGTTATACAGGCCGACGGGGGTACCCGTACGGCATCAATCACCGGTGCCTTTGTGGCCCTGGCAGATGCCCTGGGGAAAATGGTCAAAGACGGGCGAATCAGCAAAATGCCGCTGCAGGATTTTGTGGCCGCTATCAGTGTAGGTGTTGTAAAGGATGAAATATTGCTAGACCTTTGTTATTCCGAGGACTCTGCCGCTGAAGTGGATATGAACATTGTCATGACTGGTGCCGGTAAGTTCGTGGAAATACAGGGAACAGGCGAAGAAGCCTCCTTTGGTCGGGACGAGGTAAATACAATGCTGGATCTGGCCACAGAGGGGGTACAAGATCTTATCAAATACCAGCGCGAAGTGCTGGGAGAAGTGGCGCAGTTAGTAAAGGGGTGA
- a CDS encoding XTP/dITP diphosphatase has translation MRLVLATKNQGKVRELQEMLQDTGFEVVSLAAYPDLPEVEEDGDTFHANAVKKAREIAVATGELVMADDSGLEVDFLNGVPGVHSARFAGEHGDNKANNQKLLKRLENVPWEKRTARFKCVVAVAAPDGRIETAEGACEGIITTEPRGEEGFGYDPLFYFPLYQKTFAELDGDIKNKVSHRGKALSKAHKFLVRWKV, from the coding sequence TTGCGCTTGGTGCTGGCGACCAAAAACCAGGGTAAAGTTAGAGAATTGCAGGAAATGCTTCAGGATACAGGTTTTGAAGTGGTTTCCCTGGCAGCGTATCCAGACCTTCCGGAGGTAGAAGAAGACGGCGATACCTTCCATGCGAATGCCGTTAAAAAGGCCCGGGAAATTGCCGTTGCCACGGGAGAGCTGGTTATGGCGGATGACTCCGGGCTGGAGGTAGACTTTTTAAATGGTGTCCCAGGGGTGCACTCAGCCCGGTTTGCCGGAGAGCACGGGGACAATAAGGCTAATAACCAAAAGCTTTTAAAGCGCTTGGAAAATGTGCCGTGGGAAAAACGAACGGCCCGTTTTAAGTGTGTAGTGGCCGTAGCCGCCCCTGACGGGAGAATAGAAACTGCTGAAGGGGCATGTGAAGGAATAATTACCACTGAGCCCCGCGGTGAAGAAGGATTCGGCTATGATCCGCTCTTTTATTTTCCACTATACCAAAAAACATTTGCCGAGCTTGACGGTGACATAAAAAACAAAGTAAGCCATAGGGGAAAAGCCCTCAGTAAAGCCCATAAGTTTTTAGTCCGCTGGAAGGTTTAG